One genomic segment of Drosophila melanogaster chromosome 3R includes these proteins:
- the CG11069 gene encoding uncharacterized protein has product MKMIGSDYVLEAHNIFHTTEVDGGGCFNGAGNSALVLKGVNLTVHSGEVMAILGSKGSGKRALLDVISRRADGATRGQVLLNGSPLSKALFQQRCGYVTQSCTFVPGLTVAQTLHYTPTILSGYLKSSKVRQVLADLALSQVAHKRVEYLNISEARRLAIGIQLVRDPVMLLLDEPTHGLDPLSAYLLISILSNTAKKTGCGILLSLEKPRSDVFPFLDRALFLCLGGVVYSGGTRAMLEYFHGIGFPCPQLENPLMYYLCLSTVDRRSRDRFLESSQQIEALVERFSRETPISDAPLNNMGSGKVPLAYGKPGELKVWVMLYLKLLASTFSCGLVGMKTLFLRLLLLPLALSILWAFYTDVGDDSHGFFTKNGMILNILGLSYGCGILTTISLFPIWRKKFSQDTPEGLYSGTTLLIAYNSVSIPFSAVSAVIASCVVYPLLLDVKYNNGTVFAYLLVALWSSFVLAEQLTIAFLLVVKVPFNAAIAVTYVLVISIALASGTVRSFKGLQPWLQDNTKGTHTRYASSLLHSIAFQSRKLNCTPTASVICPKPADFMHERLGLPDPDETIDVAASCAFAVGLAAFNMLVYLFPMPRCVRQKFKD; this is encoded by the exons ATGAAAATGATCGGCAGCGACTACGTACTGGAAGCCCACAACATTTTCCACACCACCGAG GTGGATGGTGGTGGCTGTTTCAATGGAGCCGGCAATTCGGCCCTGGTGCTCAAAGGCGTCAATCTAACCGTGCACAGCGGCGAGGTTATGGCCATTCTGGGCTCGAagg GTAGCGGCAAGAGAGCTCTTTTAGATGTTATTTCTAGACGTGCCGATGGAGCAACTCGTGGTCAGGTGCTACTCAATGGATCTCCGCTCTCCAAGGCATTGTTCCAACAGAGATGTGGCTATGTCACCCAATCCTGCACCTTTGTTCCTGGTCTAACGGTGGCCCAAACACTACACTATACCCCCACTATA TTGAGTGGCTATCTGAAGAGTTCCAAAGTGCGCCAAGTGCTGGCGGATTTGGCCCTTTCCCAAGTGGCGCATAAGAGAGTGGAGTATCTTAATATCAGTGAGGCACGGCGTCTGGCTATTGGAATACAGTTGGTCAGAGATCCTG tCATGCTATTGCTGGATGAGCCGACCCATGGCCTCGATCCCTTGAGTGCCTATCTGCTGATATCCATTTTGTCCAACACGGCCAAGAAGACGGGCTGTGGAATTCTTCTGTCGCTGGAGAAACCTCGCTCCGATGTGTTCCCATTCCTGGATAGAGCCCTATTCCTCTGCCTGGGCGGAGTGGTCTATTCAGGAGGCACTCGTGCCATGCTGGAGTACTTTCATGGCATCGGATTCCCTTGTCCACAGCTCGAGAATCCCTTGATGTACTATCTCTGCCTGTCCACTGTGGATCGTCGCAGTCGGGATCGATTCCTGGAGTCTAGCCAGCAGATCGAGGCGCTGGTGGAACGTTTCTCTCGGGAAACACCGATCTCGGATGCCCCTCTAAACAACATGGGTTCTGGGAAAGTGCCTCTGGCCTATGGAAAGCCTGGAGAGCTCAAAGTTTGGGTTATGCTGTATCT GAAACTATTAGCATCAACCTTCTCCTGTGGACTCGTTGGTATGAAGACACTATTTCTGCGCCTTTTGCTTCTTCCATTGGCTTTAAGCATCCTATGGGCATTTTACACAGATGTCGGG GACGATTCACATGGATTCTTTACAAAAAACGGCATGATCCTTAATATTTTGGGGCTGTCGTACGGTTGTGGAATTTTGACTACCATATCTTTAT TTCCGATTTGGCGCAAGAAGTTCTCGCAGGATACTCCAGAGGGTCTCTATTCGGGCACAACTCTACTGATTGCCTACAACTCCGTGTCTATACCATTTTCCGCCGTATCTGCCGTCATAGCCAGTTGTGTTGTATATCC TCTGCTATTGGATGTGAAGTACAACAATGGTACTGTCTTCGCCTACTTGCTAGTGGCCCTGTGGTCCAGTTTTGTGCTGGCGGAACAGCTCACGATCGCGTTCCTTTTGGTGGTCAAGGTTCCCTTCAACGCAGCCATTGCAGTGACCTATGTCCTTGTCATAAGTATTGCACTGGCTAGTGGAACTGTGCG CTCCTTCAAGGGACTTCAACCTTGGCTGCAGGACAACACGAAGGGCACTCACACACGCTACGCATCCTCATTGCTGCACAGCATCGCCTTCCAGTCGAGGAAACTCAACTGTACTCCCACCGCCTCCGTGATCTGTCCCAAACCCGCGGATTTCATGCACGAGCGACTGGGATTGCCGGATCCCGAT gAAACCATCGATGTGGCCGCTTCCTGCGCTTTTGCTGTGGGCTTGGCCGCCTTTAACATGCTGGTTTACCTATTCCCAATGCCTAGATGTGTTCGCCAGAAGTTCAAGGACTAA
- the CG31121 gene encoding uncharacterized protein, isoform B, with protein MELSNFSSGKKMSREERRYSVPHGPNTPLPPAASEDLHAWSIYRQNLNSDFTDSALGSSDKSPLPYGNFQLRDTTVQSILNHPRYGPKSPLGSNMYTYLKFGLPRVFPPNAGSQRSHRPGPGPGAGPGHGHGGSSALGGVRGRVNRAFRDSSGAPAGAGSSGYDSSDNETTRSRVPPNLRKYRSESDFRAIGGMPHSRPESRAQIGGGGVPMAALRQANSRASIAVGQHHHQMQQHQQQYGKHYGHRSHSEADLLGAGLSQVDGGGGGMGYDYNEARLYGSSRQYGNGNGHNPGSRKQSGMGLIYPNIQVHCLDVNPCLRGVSMQAKAGDLFAIMATSQREGSALAECLAGLTERLGGEILINGQQVSRRGLRELCSYVPALEVSSLDPRMSVQCTLNFHAALRGPIDRSDLEERMDVLIEDLGLNTVRASNVSTLTHSEKQRLSVACQLLAQSSLLILDQVTSNMDIFDTFFLVEYLRQWCSGGRIVIMTLQPPTFEILSMCSGVLLLSGGRTVFSGSRADLPRHMGELGYPCPPFKNPADYYLDLVTLDDLSAAAMLESSARIESLANAWDQINSEPPLAAPPASLPNFTMKAGFFGQISALIKRFAGYKQPGSLLTWISKLIAAAVLSLFIGCIFWDVPASDPQLSYHDRLGYHHCVMVLVYWPLVMLTIRDTQEDRRHAERDIRLGLYTRSLYIIVQSLLGLFPSLCIWLAYLLPAHSMAGLYTYSNSSDTGIYLYMGYMLLYLTLIQTLALFCAHLLPCKVSASIVNGLISLAVAAVGGYLVHPQNLAQFWSWLQFVSPERWLLPVLVQDEYSAETLSNSAGLQLCRNKQVQHQEIIVQQPCPPPNGTQVLVDFELLPQQHVLDPTPTYDQTTSVALVLGSVLVFCVTFIVFLCNCRGACRRKRSR; from the exons ATGGAGCTGAGCAACTTTTCGAGCGGCAAGAAGATGTCACGCGAGGAGCGCCGCTACTCGGTGCCCCACGGACCCAATACCCCACTGCCACCGGCGGCATCCGAGGATCTGCATGCCTGGTCCATCTACAG GCAAAACCTGAACTCTGACTTCACCGATTCAGCTCTGGGCTCGTCGGACAAATCACCGCTGCCATATGGAAACTTCCAGCTACGCGATACCACAGTTCAATCAATCTTAAACCATCCGCGCTACGGACCCAA ATCTCCCTTGGGCTCAAATATGTACACATACTTGAAGTTCGGACTGCCGCGCGTCTTTCCGCCAAATGCTGGATCGCAGCGATCGCATCGTCCCGGTCCGGGTCCGGGTGCGGGACCGGGTCATGGCCATGGTGGTTCCAGTGCCCTGGGCGGAGTGCGAGGACGAGTGAACCGCGCCTTTCGGGATAGCTCGGGTGCACCGGCTGGAGCCGGGAGCAGTGGCTACGATAGCAGCGACAACGAGACGACCCGCAGTCGGGTGCCGCCCAATCTCCGGAAGTATCGCAGCGAGTCCGACTTCCGTGCCATCGGCGGCATGCCGCACTCGCGTCCTGAGTCGCGGGCTCAGATCGGAGGAGGCGGTGTCCCGATGGCTGCCCTGCGGCAGGCAAACAGCCGAGCAAGCATCGCGGTGGGTCAGCACCACCATcagatgcagcagcatcaacagcagtACGGGAAGCACTACGGTCACAGATCGCACAGCGAGGCGGATCTTCTGGGGGCCGGATTGAGCCAGGTGgatggcggcggtggtgggATGGGCTACGACTATAACGAAGCCCGACTGTACGGCAGCTCCAGGCAGTACGGCAATGGAAACGGTCACAACCCTGGCAGCAGGAAGCAGTCGGGCATGGGGCTGATCTACCCAAACATCCAGGTGCACTGCCTCGATGTGAATCCCTGCCTGCGCGGTGTGTCGATGCAGGCCAAGGCGGGGGATCTGTTCGCCATCATGGCCACATCGCAGAGGGAGGGAAGTGCCCTGGCCGAGTGCTTGGCGGGATTGACTGAACGTCTGGGTGGGGAGATCCTCATCAACGGACAGCAGGTTAGTCGACGTGGACTGCGGGAACTCTGCAGCTATGTACCGGCTCTCGAGGTCTCCTCCCTGGATCCACGGATGAGTGTCCAGTGCACCCTCAATTTCCATGCCGCGCTCAGAGGTCCCATTGATCGCAGTGATCTGGAGGAGCGCATGGATGTGCTCATCGAGGATTTGGGGCTGAATACGGTGCGTGCCTCCAATGTGTCCACATTGACCCACTCGGAGAAACAGCGCTTAAGCGTGGCCTGCCAGCTGCTGGCGCAGTCGTCGCTGCTGATTCTGGATCAGGTGACCAGCAACATGGATATCTTTGACACATTCTTCCTGGTGGAGTACCTGCGCCAGTGGTGCAGCGGTGGTCGCATTGTGATCATGACGCTTCAGCCTCCCACCTTTGAGATTCTATCCATGTGTTCCGGCGTTCTGCTGCTCTCCGGCGGAAGGACCGTCTTCTCCGGCAGTCGAGCGGATCTACCACGACACATGGGCGAGCTGGGCTATCCATGTCCGCCATTCAAGAACCCAGCGGACTATTACT TGGATTTGGTCACCCTGGATGACCTTTCAGCGGCCGCCATGCTGGAGTCCTCGGCCCGCATTGAATCGCTGGCCAACGCCTGGGATCAGATTAACTCGGAGCCCCCATTAGCTGCACCGCCCGCCTCATTGCCCAATTTCACAATGAAGGCTGGCTTCTTTGGTCAGATCAGCGCCCTGATCAAAAGATTTGCCGGCTACAAGCAGCCGGGATCACTGCTCACCTGGATCAGCAAGCTGATCGCCGCCGCAGTCCTCTCCCTTTTCATTGGCTGCATCTTCTGGGATGTACCCGCTTCCGATCCACAGCTGAGCTACCACGATCGCTTGGGATACCATCATTGCGTCATGGTGCTAGTCTACTGGCCACTGGTCATGCTCACCATTCGCGACACGCAGGAGGATCGCCGCCATGCGGAGCGAGACATACGCCTGGGACTCTATACGCGCAGTCTTTATATCATTGTACAG AGTCTCCTGGGCCTGTTTCCCAGCCTCTGCATCTGGCTCGCCTACTTGCTTCCTGCCCACAGCATGGCGGGACTTTACACATATTCCAACAGCAGCGATACGGGCATATACCTGTATATGG GCTACATGCTGCTCTACTTGACGCTCATTCAGACATTGGCACTGTTCTGTGCCCACCTGCTGCCCTGCAAGGTCTCGGCGAGCATTGTCAACGGGCTCATCAGCCTGGCAGTGGCGGCAGTGGGTGGCTACCTGGTGCATCCCCAGAACCTGGCCCAGTTCTGGTCCTGGTTGCAATTCGTTTCGCCAGAACGTTGGCTGCTGCCCGTTCTGGTGCAGGATGAGTACAGTGCCGAGACGTTGTCTAACTCCGCAGGACTGCAGTTGTGCCGAAATAAGCAG GTGCAGCACCAGGAGATTATTGTGCAACAGCCCTGCCCGCCGCCCAACGGCACCCAAGTGCTAGTCGACTTCGAGCTGCTGCCCCAGCAGCACGTGCTGGATCCCACGCCCACCTATGACCAGACCACCTCGGTGGCTTTGGTTCTGGGTTCGGTGCTCGTCTTTTGCGTCACCTTCATCGTCTTTTTGTGCAATTGTCGCGGCGCCTGTCGAAGGAAGCGTAGCCGTTAG